The following proteins are encoded in a genomic region of Cataglyphis hispanica isolate Lineage 1 chromosome 1, ULB_Chis1_1.0, whole genome shotgun sequence:
- the LOC126853141 gene encoding RING finger protein 121-like isoform X2 — protein sequence MDIHDIHQMPNKSNEELTPEEKWRVEHIKMHEQHMGHESMHAEMLIILLVTLIITQIALVEWKKRHFKSYQFITMIAMWIIPFGISLKNHWWRFIFLWLLSSCITGLVVRKAIQRPILGTTPRLVYKWFYFIYKLSYALGIIGYILVLFTFVGLNIILDVKPHVWMDWGILFLFYGLYFGVLGRDVAEICADTMASHIGYYAPGSMPTRTLEPNVCAVCGNKLLVSEHEEGVIENTYKLTCEHVFHEFCIRGWCIVGKKQTCPYCKEKVDLKKMFRNPWQRPHVLFGQLLDWLRWLVAWQPLILFLVHGINWALGLE from the exons ATGGACATACACGATATACATCAAATGCCAAATAAG AGCAACGAAGAATTAACTCCAGAAGAAAAATGGAG aGTGGAGCATATAAAGATGCACGAACAGCATATGGGTCACGAATCTATGCACGCAGAGATGCTGATTATATTATtggtaacattaataataacacaGATTGCATTAGTTGAATGGAAGAAGAggcattttaaatcatatcag TTTATAACAATGATAGCCATGTGGATTATTCCATTTGGAATAAGCTTAAAGAATCACTGGtggagatttatatttttgtggcTTTTATCTTCGTGTATAACAGGTCTAGTGGTAAGAAAAGCTATTCAAAGACCAATATTAGGTACAACACCTAG ACTAGTGTACAAAtggttttatttcatttataagcTCAGTTATGCACTGGGCATAATTGGCTACATTTtggtattatttacatttgttggtttaaatatcatattagatGTTAAGCCTCATGTTTGGATGGACTGGggcatattatttctattttatggtCTTTATTTTGGAGTATTAGGAAGGGATGTCGCTGAAATATGTGCTGACACTATGGCATCACATATTGGT TATTACGCTCCAGGCAGTATGCCAACTAGAACTTTGGAACCAAATGTTTGCGCAGTATGCGGAAACAAGCTCTTAGTTTCTGAGCATGAAGAAGGTGTAATCGAAAATACGTACAAGCTTACTTGCGAACATGTTTTCCATGAATTTTGCATTAGGGGTTGGTGTATTGTAGGAAAAAAACAGACATGTCCttattgcaaagaaaaagtcgatttaaagaaaatgtttcgCAATCC ATGGCAACGACCACATGTCTTATTTGGTCAGTTATTGGATTGGTTAAGGTGGCTAGTAGCTTGGCAACCTTTAATTTTGTTCCTAGTTCATGGTATAAATTGGGCTCTGGGCCTTGAGTAA
- the LOC126853141 gene encoding RING finger protein 121-like isoform X1, with product MDIHDIHQMPNKSNEELTPEEKWRVEHIKMHEQHMGHESMHAEMLIILLVTLIITQIALVEWKKRHFKSYQFITMIAMWIIPFGISLKNHWWRFIFLWLLSSCITGLVVRKAIQRPILGTTPRLVYKWFYFIYKLSYALGIIGYILVLFTFVGLNIILDVKPHVWMDWGILFLFYGLYFGVLGRDVAEICADTMASHIGYYAPGSMPTRTLEPNVCAVCGNKLLVSEHEEGVIENTYKLTCEHVFHEFCIRGWCIVGKKQTCPYCKEKVDLKKMFRNPWQRPHVLFGQLLDWLRWLVAWQPLILFLVHGINWALGLEETEDQHEVIGETE from the exons ATGGACATACACGATATACATCAAATGCCAAATAAG AGCAACGAAGAATTAACTCCAGAAGAAAAATGGAG aGTGGAGCATATAAAGATGCACGAACAGCATATGGGTCACGAATCTATGCACGCAGAGATGCTGATTATATTATtggtaacattaataataacacaGATTGCATTAGTTGAATGGAAGAAGAggcattttaaatcatatcag TTTATAACAATGATAGCCATGTGGATTATTCCATTTGGAATAAGCTTAAAGAATCACTGGtggagatttatatttttgtggcTTTTATCTTCGTGTATAACAGGTCTAGTGGTAAGAAAAGCTATTCAAAGACCAATATTAGGTACAACACCTAG ACTAGTGTACAAAtggttttatttcatttataagcTCAGTTATGCACTGGGCATAATTGGCTACATTTtggtattatttacatttgttggtttaaatatcatattagatGTTAAGCCTCATGTTTGGATGGACTGGggcatattatttctattttatggtCTTTATTTTGGAGTATTAGGAAGGGATGTCGCTGAAATATGTGCTGACACTATGGCATCACATATTGGT TATTACGCTCCAGGCAGTATGCCAACTAGAACTTTGGAACCAAATGTTTGCGCAGTATGCGGAAACAAGCTCTTAGTTTCTGAGCATGAAGAAGGTGTAATCGAAAATACGTACAAGCTTACTTGCGAACATGTTTTCCATGAATTTTGCATTAGGGGTTGGTGTATTGTAGGAAAAAAACAGACATGTCCttattgcaaagaaaaagtcgatttaaagaaaatgtttcgCAATCC ATGGCAACGACCACATGTCTTATTTGGTCAGTTATTGGATTGGTTAAGGTGGCTAGTAGCTTGGCAACCTTTAATTTTGTTCCTAGTTCATGGTATAAATTGGGCTCTGGGCCTTGA AGAAACGGAGGATCAACATGAAGTGATTGGCGAGACAGAATAG